One Dialister invisus DSM 15470 genomic region harbors:
- a CDS encoding M20 metallopeptidase family protein, with protein MMDIKALAYGEKEYITALRRHFHAHPELGRHEVETTKRITEELEKMGIEVMTFSDITGCIGVIRGGHDGGTVALRADIDALPIQEADLTKEYASQNAGVMHACGHDCHTAMLLGAAKILSAHREEIHGTVKLLFQMAEEIGTESRHYVENGSLSDVDAIFGMHIWATLDAGKVNFEDGERMACSDRFTVKIKGKAAHGSEPDKGADAVVAAAAVVMGLQTLVSRRTDPQNTFVLTVGMMNGGTQSNIIAKEVELVGTTRTFNKKFRKGLPDMIKAAAEGIAEGYGCEAESTYFFGPAPLVNEHISLNRIARRAAAAVMGEKALVPMEKEMGAEDFAVYMETIPGVFGFLGGRNMEKGICCVHHHPAFDVDEDVFPDGAAIYAKFAIDCLKEMEKQKK; from the coding sequence ATGATGGATATCAAAGCGCTTGCTTATGGAGAAAAAGAATATATTACGGCATTGCGCCGCCATTTCCATGCCCATCCCGAACTGGGCCGTCATGAGGTGGAAACAACGAAGCGTATCACAGAAGAATTGGAAAAGATGGGGATCGAGGTGATGACGTTCAGCGATATTACAGGCTGTATCGGCGTTATCCGCGGCGGGCATGACGGCGGTACGGTGGCTCTTCGTGCCGATATAGACGCGCTTCCCATACAGGAGGCAGATCTTACGAAAGAGTATGCATCGCAAAATGCGGGAGTCATGCATGCCTGCGGCCATGACTGCCATACCGCCATGCTCCTTGGGGCGGCGAAAATATTAAGCGCCCATCGGGAAGAAATCCATGGTACCGTGAAACTTCTTTTCCAGATGGCGGAAGAAATAGGGACGGAATCCCGCCATTACGTGGAAAACGGTTCTTTAAGCGATGTGGATGCCATATTCGGTATGCATATCTGGGCGACTCTTGACGCGGGCAAGGTCAATTTCGAAGATGGGGAACGGATGGCGTGCAGTGACCGTTTTACTGTGAAAATCAAAGGGAAAGCCGCTCACGGAAGCGAGCCGGATAAAGGCGCCGATGCCGTCGTGGCTGCCGCTGCGGTGGTCATGGGGCTGCAGACACTGGTAAGCCGGCGTACGGATCCGCAGAATACTTTCGTCCTGACCGTGGGGATGATGAATGGCGGAACACAAAGCAATATTATCGCGAAAGAAGTGGAACTCGTCGGTACGACCCGTACTTTCAACAAGAAATTCCGTAAAGGGCTCCCTGATATGATCAAGGCAGCGGCGGAAGGTATCGCCGAAGGCTACGGCTGCGAAGCGGAAAGCACATACTTCTTCGGCCCGGCTCCCTTAGTAAATGAACATATTTCTCTGAACCGTATCGCGCGGAGAGCAGCGGCAGCTGTCATGGGCGAAAAGGCACTGGTTCCCATGGAAAAGGAAATGGGGGCGGAAGATTTCGCCGTTTATATGGAAACCATTCCCGGCGTGTTCGGATTCCTCGGCGGGAGAAATATGGAAAAGGGAATTTGCTGCGTTCATCATCACCCGGCCTTTGACGTGGACGAAGATGTATTTCCGGACGGGGCGGCGATTTACGCAAAATTTGCCATCGACTGCCTGAAAGAAATGGAAAAACAAAAGAAATAA
- a CDS encoding AbgT family transporter gives MAEPVAKKSLMDRFLNTVEAAGNKLPDPATLFILLAVLVLVLSAVFGAMGASAVHPGTHKVIKVVNLLTVDGFRMIWSKAVSNFSGFAPLGMVLVCVIGAGVAEKSGFLAAFMQKVLGSAAPAIVTFTIILIGINGNVAGDAAFVVLPPVAGVIFLGMGRHPLLGVFCGYASVAAGFCANLMIGMSDSLAYGFTEAAAQMIDPNYAESPAINYYFLVASCIVLSLVGTFVTEKFMAPRFAGADLSKYELDADTLNLTPKKSAAVTKAVIATVIGIIVLVLLCIGDNPILGDPQTGSVMDGKSPFMTGIILTVTLVLFIPGAVYGFASGKYKNDKDMFTDISQAFKDISSYILLCFFCAQFTSYFAWSNLGAVLAIKGAGLLQAMNFTGIPLIIGLVIVSCIVNIFIGSASAKWAILAPVMVPMMMILGYDPAVTQVAYRIGDSITNPLSPLFYYFPLILGFVRRYEKDTGMGTIIANMLPYSIAFTAAWIVLLAVWVMLDLPLGPGGGIYLP, from the coding sequence ATGGCGGAGCCTGTAGCGAAGAAGTCATTGATGGACAGATTCTTAAATACTGTCGAAGCCGCGGGAAATAAACTTCCTGATCCGGCTACATTATTTATCCTGCTGGCGGTTTTGGTGCTTGTCCTGTCAGCGGTATTCGGCGCGATGGGGGCGTCTGCCGTCCATCCGGGAACACACAAGGTCATTAAGGTCGTGAATTTACTGACTGTTGACGGGTTCCGGATGATCTGGTCCAAGGCGGTGTCCAACTTCTCCGGATTTGCTCCGCTGGGTATGGTACTCGTCTGCGTCATCGGCGCAGGTGTAGCTGAAAAGAGCGGTTTCCTTGCGGCTTTTATGCAGAAAGTACTAGGCAGCGCGGCACCTGCCATCGTTACTTTTACCATTATTCTTATCGGAATCAACGGTAACGTGGCGGGGGATGCGGCATTTGTCGTATTGCCTCCTGTGGCGGGCGTTATTTTCCTTGGTATGGGGCGCCATCCGCTCCTTGGCGTATTCTGCGGTTATGCCAGCGTGGCAGCTGGGTTCTGCGCCAACCTGATGATCGGTATGTCTGATTCCCTTGCTTACGGTTTTACCGAAGCGGCGGCGCAGATGATTGATCCGAACTATGCGGAGTCGCCAGCCATTAATTATTACTTCCTTGTTGCTTCCTGCATCGTTCTTTCCCTTGTAGGAACGTTCGTTACGGAGAAGTTCATGGCGCCCCGTTTCGCAGGTGCGGATTTGTCAAAATATGAACTTGATGCGGATACACTCAATCTCACACCAAAGAAAAGTGCGGCTGTGACAAAAGCTGTCATTGCCACCGTTATCGGCATTATCGTTCTGGTGCTCCTTTGCATCGGCGATAATCCGATTCTCGGCGATCCCCAGACAGGCTCTGTCATGGACGGGAAATCTCCCTTTATGACAGGCATCATTCTTACGGTAACACTGGTACTCTTCATCCCGGGCGCCGTTTACGGATTCGCTTCAGGGAAATATAAAAATGATAAGGACATGTTTACCGATATTTCCCAGGCCTTCAAAGATATTTCATCCTATATCCTTCTGTGCTTCTTCTGCGCGCAGTTTACCAGTTATTTTGCATGGTCCAATTTAGGGGCGGTTCTTGCCATCAAAGGGGCGGGGCTTCTGCAGGCGATGAATTTTACAGGTATCCCGCTGATTATCGGATTGGTTATCGTGTCCTGCATTGTGAATATTTTCATCGGCTCTGCTTCGGCCAAGTGGGCAATCCTTGCACCGGTCATGGTACCGATGATGATGATTCTCGGCTATGATCCTGCGGTGACCCAGGTGGCGTACCGTATCGGTGATTCCATTACGAACCCGCTGTCACCGCTGTTCTACTATTTTCCCCTTATTCTCGGCTTTGTCCGCCGTTATGAAAAAGATACGGGCATGGGAACGATTATCGCGAACATGCTGCCTTATTCCATTGCTTTCACTGCCGCGTGGATTGTTCTGCTGGCAGTATGGGTCATGCTTGACCTGCCGCTGGGGCCGGGCGGCGGCATCTATCTGCCGTAA
- a CDS encoding M20 metallopeptidase family protein, whose protein sequence is MDFAREAAELLPYIQNHRRHIHQYPELSFREKETTEYIQKELESMGIEVIRFSDYYGLIGVLKGGRAGKTVLLRADIDALGIREENELDFCSVHAGVMHACGHDCHSAMLLGAAKILSVYRDALKGTVKFLFQSAEESGHGANYYVDHGCLDGVDAAMAIHMMNEIPEGTFSIEAGPRMASCTDFTLTVHGTATHGSMPHLGHDAIVAASAVIMNLQTLVSRQHSPLRPLVVSIGSVRAGSQFNIVADEVVMKGTIRTFDRDLFASMPKRLEAMAKGTAEAMGCHVSVAVDTSEPAAINDYESIRLAAHNAVETLYGDCFASMKQKMGSEDFAVIMEKVPSVLCFLGYHNEEKGTVYPLHSKDFRVNDEILDKGAALFAKFAYDYLEKEARP, encoded by the coding sequence ATGGATTTTGCCCGTGAAGCGGCGGAACTTCTGCCGTATATACAAAATCACCGCCGTCATATCCATCAGTATCCCGAACTTTCATTCCGGGAAAAAGAAACGACGGAATATATCCAAAAAGAATTGGAAAGTATGGGTATCGAAGTGATCCGTTTTTCTGATTACTACGGATTGATCGGTGTCCTGAAAGGCGGCCGGGCAGGGAAGACTGTCCTCCTCCGTGCGGATATCGATGCCCTTGGGATCCGGGAAGAAAATGAGCTTGATTTTTGTTCCGTCCATGCGGGTGTCATGCATGCCTGCGGTCATGACTGCCACAGCGCCATGCTCCTGGGGGCGGCGAAAATTCTGTCTGTCTATCGTGATGCACTGAAAGGAACCGTGAAATTTCTTTTCCAGTCAGCAGAAGAGTCGGGGCATGGCGCGAATTACTATGTGGATCACGGGTGTCTTGACGGCGTGGATGCGGCGATGGCGATACACATGATGAATGAAATACCGGAGGGAACGTTTAGTATCGAAGCGGGTCCCCGTATGGCATCATGCACGGATTTTACCCTTACCGTTCATGGTACGGCGACTCACGGTTCGATGCCTCATCTGGGACATGATGCGATTGTGGCGGCGAGCGCGGTCATTATGAATCTGCAGACCCTTGTAAGCCGGCAGCACTCTCCGCTCCGTCCGCTTGTCGTTTCCATCGGTTCCGTCCGTGCCGGTTCGCAGTTCAATATCGTGGCGGATGAAGTCGTCATGAAAGGGACGATACGTACCTTTGACAGGGATTTATTCGCGTCGATGCCGAAACGGCTGGAAGCCATGGCAAAAGGAACGGCAGAAGCCATGGGGTGCCATGTTTCTGTGGCTGTTGATACGAGTGAACCGGCAGCCATCAATGACTATGAATCCATCAGGCTGGCGGCTCATAATGCGGTGGAAACGCTCTACGGGGACTGCTTCGCATCGATGAAACAAAAGATGGGTTCGGAAGATTTTGCCGTCATTATGGAAAAAGTGCCTTCCGTTCTTTGTTTCCTCGGCTACCATAACGAAGAAAAAGGAACTGTTTATCCGCTCCATTCCAAAGATTTCCGTGTAAATGATGAAATATTGGATAAGGGCGCGGCACTGTTTGCAAAGTTTGCTTATGATTATCTGGAAAAGGAGGCGCGGCCATGA
- the scpA gene encoding methylmalonyl-CoA mutase: MAMNPDFTKLNLEEHPHCSYDEWKAELEKTTGKNYDALYENTMERIPVGPLYGKDVYDQCNHLDFMSGIPPFLRGPYSTMYVFRPWTVRQYAGFSTAEESNAFYRRNLAAGQKGLSIAFDLPTHRGYDADNPRVIGDVGKAGVSVCSMLDMNILFAGIPLDQMSVSMTMNGAVLPILAFFISAGIEQGVDKKILAGTIQNDILKEFMVRNTYIYPPAMSMRIIGDIFEYTTNYMPKFNSISISGYHIQECGATCDLEIGYTLADGMEYIRCGEKAGLAVDAFAKRLSFFWDQGKNYFMEVAKMRAARVLWAKILKQFGAKNPKSMALRTHSQTSGWSLTEQDPFNNIARTCMEAMSAALGHTQSLHTNALDEAIALPTDFSARLARNTQLYIQDETKACKIIDPWGGSYYVEYLTNEIIRRAWAHIQEVEALGGMAKAISTGLPKMRIEECAARRQADIDSGKETIVGLNKYRLAKEDPLNVLSIDNTAVRNAQIKRLEKLRSIRDPEAVARDLEAITKAAESRENGNLLELAVQAAHDRASLGEISDAVEKVSGRFNATIHTISGVYSSEFDGSAKLEEAKKLADRFEALEGRRPRIFLAKMGQDGHDRGQKVLATSFADMGWDVDVGPLFQTPEEAAQDAVDNDVHMVGFSSLAAGHKTLLPALVEELKKRGREDILVCIGGVIPAQDYQYLYDHGAQAIFGPGTNIPECCIKLLHMLVDRAEAEAKEG; the protein is encoded by the coding sequence ATGGCAATGAACCCCGATTTTACAAAATTAAACCTTGAAGAACATCCCCATTGTTCTTATGATGAATGGAAAGCGGAACTGGAAAAAACAACGGGCAAAAATTATGATGCTCTCTATGAAAATACAATGGAACGTATTCCTGTAGGTCCGCTCTACGGCAAAGATGTGTATGACCAGTGCAACCACTTGGACTTCATGAGCGGTATCCCTCCGTTCCTCCGCGGACCTTACTCCACGATGTATGTATTCCGCCCGTGGACGGTCCGCCAGTACGCAGGGTTCTCCACTGCTGAAGAATCTAATGCGTTCTACCGCAGAAACCTGGCGGCAGGCCAGAAAGGGCTGTCTATCGCATTTGACCTTCCGACCCACCGCGGCTATGATGCGGATAACCCCCGTGTTATCGGCGACGTCGGCAAAGCAGGCGTATCCGTCTGCTCTATGCTTGATATGAATATCCTTTTCGCAGGCATTCCGCTGGATCAGATGTCCGTATCCATGACGATGAACGGCGCCGTTCTTCCGATTCTGGCATTCTTCATCAGTGCCGGCATTGAACAGGGCGTAGACAAGAAGATTCTGGCAGGCACGATCCAGAATGATATCCTGAAAGAATTCATGGTTCGTAATACTTACATTTATCCGCCTGCCATGTCCATGCGTATCATCGGTGATATTTTCGAATATACCACCAACTATATGCCGAAGTTCAACAGTATCTCCATTTCCGGTTACCATATCCAGGAATGCGGCGCTACCTGTGACCTTGAAATCGGTTATACGCTGGCAGACGGCATGGAATACATCCGCTGCGGCGAAAAAGCGGGACTTGCGGTCGATGCCTTCGCTAAACGTCTGTCCTTCTTCTGGGACCAGGGCAAGAACTATTTCATGGAAGTCGCAAAGATGAGAGCGGCCCGCGTTCTCTGGGCAAAGATTCTGAAACAGTTTGGCGCGAAGAATCCGAAATCCATGGCACTTCGTACCCATTCCCAGACATCCGGCTGGTCGCTGACGGAACAGGATCCTTTCAATAATATCGCCCGTACTTGTATGGAAGCCATGTCTGCGGCTCTGGGTCATACCCAGTCTCTCCATACCAACGCGCTTGACGAAGCTATCGCGCTGCCGACCGACTTCTCCGCACGTCTGGCACGTAATACACAGCTTTATATCCAGGATGAAACGAAAGCCTGCAAGATTATTGATCCGTGGGGCGGTTCCTACTATGTAGAATACCTGACAAATGAAATCATTCGCCGTGCCTGGGCGCATATCCAGGAAGTCGAAGCTTTGGGCGGCATGGCAAAAGCGATTTCCACCGGTCTGCCGAAGATGCGTATCGAAGAATGCGCTGCCCGCCGTCAGGCGGATATCGACAGCGGTAAGGAAACCATTGTCGGTCTGAACAAGTACCGTCTGGCGAAGGAAGATCCGCTGAACGTACTGTCCATCGATAATACTGCTGTCCGTAATGCGCAGATTAAACGTCTGGAAAAACTGAGAAGCATCCGTGATCCTGAGGCCGTTGCCCGCGATCTGGAAGCGATCACCAAAGCGGCAGAAAGCCGTGAAAACGGCAACCTGCTTGAACTTGCGGTACAGGCGGCTCATGACCGCGCATCCCTCGGTGAAATTTCCGATGCGGTTGAAAAAGTATCCGGTCGTTTCAACGCCACCATCCATACTATTTCCGGTGTATATTCCAGCGAATTTGACGGTTCCGCGAAACTGGAAGAAGCAAAGAAACTGGCCGACAGATTTGAAGCATTGGAAGGCCGCCGTCCCCGTATTTTCCTGGCTAAGATGGGGCAGGACGGACACGACAGAGGCCAGAAGGTTCTCGCGACATCCTTTGCCGATATGGGCTGGGACGTCGACGTAGGACCGCTGTTCCAGACGCCGGAAGAAGCGGCACAGGATGCTGTGGATAACGACGTCCATATGGTTGGCTTTTCCTCTCTTGCGGCAGGTCACAAGACCCTCTTGCCGGCTCTCGTAGAAGAACTGAAGAAACGCGGCCGTGAAGATATCCTTGTCTGCATCGGCGGTGTTATTCCTGCACAGGATTATCAATACCTCTACGATCATGGCGCACAGGCGATCTTCGGACCGGGCACAAACATTCCGGAATGCTGCATTAAGCTGCTCCACATGCTCGTAGACCGCGCTGAGGCGGAAGCCAAGGAAGGTTAA
- a CDS encoding LysR family transcriptional regulator: protein MINETLHTFISVTKNGSFNKAAEKLSLTAPAVMKQMNSLEKSIGAPLFERTNRGIRLTPAGESFLKDAKTILRYTRKSIERAQIASGQTPHLPTCGAQKADSVHPAAPLPTDREERNRRESARRHADIAEAQGKSAEEIHEIFEKVMNGTGRCSKR, encoded by the coding sequence ATGATTAATGAAACACTGCACACATTCATCTCCGTTACCAAAAACGGCAGTTTCAACAAAGCGGCGGAAAAGCTTTCCCTTACCGCCCCTGCCGTGATGAAGCAGATGAATTCTCTGGAAAAAAGCATCGGTGCCCCTCTCTTCGAGCGGACGAACCGCGGTATCCGCCTCACACCGGCAGGAGAATCTTTTTTGAAAGATGCCAAAACCATCCTCCGGTACACAAGAAAATCCATCGAGCGTGCGCAGATCGCCTCGGGACAAACCCCTCATCTGCCGACATGTGGTGCGCAGAAGGCGGACTCTGTCCATCCTGCCGCCCCCCTCCCCACTGACAGGGAAGAAAGGAACCGGCGCGAATCGGCGAGACGCCACGCGGACATTGCGGAAGCCCAGGGGAAATCCGCAGAAGAAATTCATGAAATTTTCGAAAAGGTCATGAACGGCACAGGCAGGTGCAGCAAAAGATAG
- a CDS encoding peptide-methionine (S)-S-oxide reductase gives MKDLYLAGGPYYGVQEVFSRIKGVVETTAGFANSSVPNPRKEDVENGKVQAVECVKVTYNPKKIDIGTLLSVFFTIVNPYTDGIQGKCTGPHYRTGIYYVSGEDTPQITYYMAYYQNRGNSRPVSESCLVFNEYENEKNIRPPIRTEARRLENFYAAPEEEQYFLRKYPDTYSPIDIKLLEEAGTLEILT, from the coding sequence GTGAAAGACTTGTATCTTGCGGGCGGTCCCTACTATGGAGTGCAGGAAGTATTTTCCCGTATAAAAGGCGTTGTGGAGACAACCGCGGGATTTGCCAACAGCTCTGTACCGAATCCGCGGAAAGAAGACGTGGAAAATGGAAAAGTACAGGCGGTAGAATGCGTAAAAGTAACCTATAACCCGAAAAAAATAGATATAGGGACATTGCTCTCTGTGTTTTTTACCATAGTCAATCCCTACACCGACGGTATCCAGGGGAAATGCACCGGACCCCATTACAGGACAGGCATCTATTACGTATCAGGAGAAGATACGCCGCAGATTACCTACTATATGGCCTACTACCAGAACAGGGGCAACTCGAGGCCTGTGAGTGAATCCTGTCTTGTTTTCAATGAGTATGAAAATGAGAAAAATATACGGCCGCCGATCCGCACAGAAGCCAGACGCCTGGAAAACTTCTATGCCGCACCGGAAGAAGAACAATATTTTCTCAGGAAATATCCAGATACCTATTCTCCTATCGATATCAAACTTTTAGAAGAGGCGGGAACACTGGAAATCCTCACCTGA
- the meaB gene encoding methylmalonyl Co-A mutase-associated GTPase MeaB: MSKNDDDLRPSWVPEEPNPEFACSVVRGIDSAVNSVTGAKEYPDAVHLRKVPLRKKMSIEEYVEGVAKGDRMILSKAITLIESNAPKDFDKAQRVLQALLPRTGHALRVGITGVPGAGKSSFIESFGTMLCQQGYKVAALAVDPTSTITGGSILGDKTRMQNLSREPNCFIRPSPSKGTLGGVTRKSRETMLLCEAAGYDVILVETVGVGQSETTVRDMVDFFMLVVLTGAGDDLQGIKKGIMELADAIVVNKADGDNLERAKVTQGEYERMVEFIRPATEGWQTHAYRCSALKKTGLLELWAVMREFEKVTKKSGVFENRRQRQTLSWVHSMIEEHLHNLFFEDPIIKSRMPEVRAAVLTGVVSPSQAVTELIRIFDMDRASARHLEETKY, encoded by the coding sequence ATGTCCAAGAACGATGATGACTTGAGACCCAGCTGGGTGCCTGAAGAACCGAACCCGGAATTTGCATGTTCCGTCGTGCGGGGGATTGACAGTGCCGTAAACAGTGTGACCGGTGCCAAAGAATATCCGGATGCCGTGCATTTGAGAAAAGTGCCGCTTCGTAAGAAAATGTCTATCGAAGAATACGTCGAAGGGGTGGCGAAGGGGGATCGCATGATCCTCTCCAAAGCCATCACCCTTATCGAAAGTAATGCTCCCAAGGATTTTGACAAGGCACAGCGCGTGCTCCAGGCTCTTCTGCCCCGCACGGGCCATGCGCTCCGTGTCGGGATCACCGGTGTGCCCGGGGCAGGCAAGAGTAGTTTCATCGAATCTTTTGGTACAATGCTTTGCCAGCAAGGCTACAAAGTGGCGGCGCTGGCAGTCGACCCGACAAGCACCATTACCGGCGGATCCATCTTAGGAGACAAGACACGTATGCAGAATCTCTCCAGAGAGCCGAACTGTTTCATACGTCCTTCTCCTTCTAAGGGGACACTGGGCGGTGTGACCCGCAAGAGCCGTGAGACCATGCTGCTTTGTGAAGCGGCAGGCTATGATGTCATCCTTGTGGAAACTGTCGGGGTCGGGCAGTCGGAAACGACAGTACGCGATATGGTCGACTTCTTTATGCTTGTCGTATTGACAGGCGCAGGGGACGATCTGCAGGGCATCAAAAAGGGGATTATGGAATTGGCGGACGCTATTGTGGTCAACAAAGCCGATGGAGACAACCTGGAACGGGCGAAAGTCACCCAGGGGGAATATGAACGGATGGTAGAATTTATCCGTCCCGCCACAGAAGGCTGGCAGACCCATGCTTATCGCTGCTCGGCTTTGAAGAAAACGGGACTGCTTGAACTTTGGGCAGTTATGCGCGAGTTTGAGAAAGTCACCAAAAAATCGGGTGTCTTTGAGAACCGGCGCCAGCGTCAGACTCTTTCCTGGGTGCACAGTATGATTGAAGAACATCTTCATAACCTGTTCTTTGAAGATCCGATCATCAAGAGCCGTATGCCGGAAGTCCGTGCGGCGGTATTGACCGGCGTCGTGTCACCCAGCCAGGCAGTTACGGAACTCATCCGTATCTTTGATATGGATAGGGCTTCTGCGCGCCACCTGGAAGAAACAAAATATTAA
- a CDS encoding HAD-IIB family hydrolase has protein sequence MKRYFFFDIDGTLTTPLTADYPDSAREAVRRLQEKGNFVAIASGRLQADAVDVAEELGIDSVISDGGNGVTCRGKILYHEGLPLEACFRLLGEIDGKKHPWAVTTENKKRRKTKYDDYLERVTDRYYETVVDSRYDYRREEQIYKIFIACAKREVKEIPLHTLPHVWLTKGTMLVEPVHKERGIFEIMKRYNVSDDRIVVFGDGLNDCSMFRPEWMTVAMGNAKPVLKKKAKYITDDADDDGIYNACRHFGWI, from the coding sequence ATGAAACGATATTTCTTTTTTGATATAGACGGAACACTGACGACACCGCTTACTGCCGATTATCCGGACAGTGCAAGGGAAGCGGTCCGCCGGCTGCAGGAAAAGGGAAATTTTGTAGCTATTGCGTCGGGGCGCCTGCAGGCGGATGCCGTCGACGTGGCGGAAGAACTTGGTATCGATTCCGTGATTTCCGACGGGGGAAATGGCGTGACCTGCCGCGGAAAGATTCTTTACCATGAAGGACTGCCGCTGGAGGCCTGCTTCCGTTTACTTGGTGAAATCGACGGGAAAAAACATCCCTGGGCGGTGACGACGGAAAATAAAAAGCGGCGGAAAACAAAGTACGATGACTACCTTGAGCGTGTGACGGACCGGTACTATGAAACAGTGGTGGACAGCCGTTACGATTACCGCAGGGAGGAGCAGATTTACAAAATTTTTATCGCCTGCGCCAAAAGGGAAGTAAAAGAGATTCCTCTGCACACGCTGCCCCATGTGTGGCTTACGAAAGGAACAATGCTTGTAGAACCTGTCCACAAAGAGAGGGGCATTTTTGAAATTATGAAGAGGTATAATGTATCCGATGACCGGATCGTTGTTTTTGGCGACGGACTGAATGACTGTTCCATGTTCCGTCCCGAGTGGATGACGGTCGCTATGGGGAATGCGAAGCCGGTTTTGAAAAAGAAGGCGAAGTATATTACTGATGATGCCGATGATGATGGTATCTATAATGCGTGCAGACATTTCGGGTGGATATAA